CGGCGGAATCAATTCAATCCGGGATTAATAGCGGTCTCTGCGATTCCCGCCGCCGCCGAATTTGTTATCCCGCGGAACCATCGGCCTGGCTTCGTTGACTGTCAGGCTGCGACCATCAAGTTCCTTGCCGTTAAAGAGTTCGATTGCCTTGGCCGCTTCTTCGTTTGTGGTCATTTCCACAAAGCCGAAGCCCTTGGAGCGCCCGCTATCGCGGTCCATGATGATTTTTGCGCTTTCCACGGCGCCTGCCTGGGCAAACGTCTGCTTCAGGGTTTCCTCGGTGGTGTCGTAGGACAATCCGCCTACATACAGTTTCTTACCCATAGTCTCCCTTTCTTACTGCCCTTAAATAAATTATTATCGCCTCGCTTAGCGTTTATTTCCAGATTTCTCGGAAGTTCAACTCGCAGGACGATTTTATTGCATAGTGCGGTAAGGGCATATCCGCTTCTAAAACATTAGTTGCTATTATATCGTCTTTTACCAATAATGTCAATACTTTTTTGTATTTCTAACAAGGAAATAAATTGATTAAACCGATTGAGAATTTACGTGCCCTTATCCGCGCCCGGCTTTCCGTATTGAAATCAGCAGAATCCCCTGATTTTATTGACTGGAAAATATTTAAATCTATAATAGAACATGATGAATATAACTGAATCAACCGAATCAGTTAATGATAAATGCGATGTTGCTATAACCACGCTTGCCGTTATCGGGGTTGGACATCTCGGCAAACACCACGCGCGGATATGTCGTTCACTTGCCGGCACCAGGCTTGCCGCCGTGGTAGATACTAATCCGAAAACCGCCCGGGAAAAAGGCCTTGAACTCAACGTGCCGTATTACACGGATTACAAGAAACTCTTTGGCGCAATTTCCGCAACAGTCATTGCCACACCGACAATCACCCATTATAAAATTGCCAAAGATTTCATCACGCGCGGAATCCATGTCTTTATCGAAAAGCCGATTACCACGACAATCAACCAGGCAAAGAGTCTTATTAAGCTCGCCAAACAATACCGTGTGAAACTGCAGGTGGGCCATATTGAAAGATTTAATCCGGCATTGAAAGCGGTCCGGGAGGATATCACTTCACCTCGCTTTATAGAAAGCCATCGCCTGTCTCCCCTTTCTTTCCGGTCGCTCGATATCGATGTGGTAAGGGACTTGATGATTCATGATATTGATATCGTCTGTTCATTAAACAACCAGAAGCCGGTTAAGATATTCGCAACGGGCGTCCCGGTTTTTTCCAGGAAGGTCGATATTGCCAACGCCCGTTTGGTCTTCCCGAACGGCTGCGTGGCGAATTTGACGGCTTCCCGCGTTTCCGACAAGTCCATGCGCAAGATGCGGATATTTTCCAAAGATGCCTATGCCTCGATCGACTTCGCTTCCAAGAACGCCCAGGTTTACAGGAAATCCCCCCAAGCGCCCAGCCCTAAAAAAATACTTCAAAATATTGACTTGAACGCAATAAAGGATTATCAATCTTTGATGTTGCAGAAGTTTTTGGAGATAAAGAATCCGGTAATAGAAAAAACGGACCAGATTGAAAGCGAGCTTGGTGCGTTTATCGGGTCTATCCAAGAAGGCAGGCCGGTCGTCGTCACTGGAGAAGACGGTTTGAGGGCGCTGGAAACCGCCGAACTTATAATAAAACAAATTAATAAGGAGTAATATATGATGCCTCGAGATAAAATGCAGGTCTTTGCCGGGCGCGCCAGCACGGAACTGGCCGAGAAAGTCTGCGCCAAATTAAGCATCCCATTGGGCAAAGCGGAAATACGGCCATTTCCGGACGGGGAAATAGACCTTAAGGTTATTGACGACGTGCGCGGGTCGGATGTCTTTATAATCCAGTCCACCTCCGCACCGGCTGATTCGCATCTTATGGAATTATTGATTTTTATAGACTGCCTGAAACGCGCCTCGGTCGAGCGGATAACCGCGGTGATACCTTATTTCGGTTACGCCCGCCAGGACCGTAAAGCCGAAGGGCGCGTCCCGATAACCGCCAAGCTGGTCGCCAACCTGATTACAACCGCCGGGGCGGATAGAGTGCTGACCATAGATTTGCACGCCGCTCAAATACAGGGATTCTTTGATATTCCCGTGGACCACTTGTTCTCATCCCCCGTCATGATAGAATACATCAAGCATTTGAGGATACCCAAATTAATCGTTGTCGCTCCTGACGTGGGCGGCGTAAAACTGGCGCGCGCTTACGCCAAGCATCTCGCAGCCGACCTGGCGATTGTGGACAAGCGCAGAATAGGGCCGCGCCAAACCGAAGCAATGCAGATTATCGGAGATATCAAAGGCAAGAATATTTTGATGGTAGACGATATGATTTCCACCGCCACCACAATCAGCAACGCCGCGGAAATAATGCGTTCAAAAGGCGCCAAGAATATTTACGTCTGCGCCACCCACGCGGTTTTGACCGAGGGTTCTTTGCAAAAACTGCAGAAAGCACGCTTCAACGAGGTGGTTTTATCCGATACTATTTACCACAACCCGAAAACGCTGACCGACCAGATTAGGATACTTTCCGTTTCCGGGATGCTCGCCGAAGCAATACGGCGGATACATTACAGTGAATCGGTAAGCTCGCTGTTTATTTAAAAAATCGGTAAAATACTATCACGAATACGACGAATAATACGACTTTATTATTCGTGCTATAAGAACCATTTGTGCCATTCGTGTTCTTTTTTCTTGACCAGACGGCAAATTAATCCTATATTCGTGTGTTTTGGTATCCGTATAAATATAGGAGCTTGAAGTATGGAATGGGTTAAAATTAAAGCAGAATCCCGCAAGGAAAAAGGTTCGACCATTTGCCGCCATTTGCGCAAAAAAGGGCTTGTTCCCGGAATCGTCTATGGTCGTAAAGAACCAGAGGAACAACTGGTAATCAATGCCAAGGAATTATCAGAAATGCTCCACAAGGGTGTGCGCCTGATAGACCTGGCATTCCCGGATAAAACCGAAAAAGTATTTGTCAAGGAAGTACAGGTTGACCCGATAAGCGAAGCACCGATTCACATCGATTTCAGCCGCATAGCCATGGATGAAATGCTGACCATGGAAGTGGAAATCATCTTGAAAGGACAGCCCAAAGGAATACTGGCCGGTGGGCTTCTGGAACAAAACCTCAGGCAACTCACCATCAAGTGCCTGCCGAATAATATCCCGGATTCAATCGAGGTGGATGTCGCCGGGCTTGACATGGGAGACTTGGTCAGGGTAAAGGAAATGAAACTGCCCCAGGGCGTCAGCACGGTAACCGATGCGGAAATCGTGGTGGCCGGAGTGCACCAGCCTAAGGAAGAAGAAGTCGCCGCACCTGCAGGTGAAATCTCCACAACCGAACCGGAAGTAATCACCGCGAAGAAGGAAGAAACTGAAGAAGGCGAAGAAGGCAAAAAAGGAACCGATGATAAAAAGGCTGCCGTAAAGGAAGAAAAGAAGCCGGCTAAAGAAGAAAAGAAATGAAAATCATCGTTGGGCTTGGTAACCCCGGACTGAAATATAAACATACCAGGCACAATTTGGGATTCAAGGTAATAGACAGCCTGACTGAAGCGAAAGATATCGATCTTAGAAAATCAAGCAGAAATTACGAGGCGGGCAAAGGAACCATCGAAGGGAACCAGATAATGCTGGTAAAACCGCTGACTTTCATGAATAATTCAGGCATTGCGGTTTCGGCACTGGTCACCAAAACAGGCGCGAAGCCTGATGAGCTTTTGGTTATCTGCGACGATTTCCAGTTGCCGCCGGGGAAACTCCGGATACGCCGGGGTGGTTCAAGCGGAGGCCACAAAGGGCTGGAATCCATCATCGCCGCACTCGGCACGGATGAATTTGCGCGCCTGAGAATCGGCGTGGGACTGCCGGGAAACATGGATGCGGCGGAATTTGTCCTTATGAATTTCAGGAAAGCCGAACTGGCTGAAATAATCCCGGCAATCGAACGGGCGACAGAAGCCGTTTGCGAATGGGTCGCAAACGGAATAGATAAAAGCATGAATAAATATAACTAAAAGGAGCTTTAATCTTATGGCAATTTACGAAGGCATGTTCCTGGCTGACCCGGCAAAAGCATCGACCGAATGGGAAGAAGTAATGAAGCATGTTACCGAGCTTATCGGCAAACACGGCGGAAAAATCCTCCAATCCACCAAGTGGGCCGAAAGGAAACTCACTTACCCGATTAAAAGGCGCAACCGCGGGACTTATATCCTTACCTATTTTGAGGCGCCACCGGAAAGCATCACTAAAATAAAAGACGATTTCAAACTTTCGGAAATCATACTTAGAACGCTGATACTTGCCAAAGAAGGCAAGGAAGCGACAAAAATCCTCGCCAAACCGCTGGAACCCCTTAAGGAACTTCCACCCATGGCGCCCAGGAATATGAACAGATAAAAAAACTAAGGAGGGAACAATGCCGAGTTATAATCGAGTATTGCTGATGGGAAACCTGACCGCCGACCCTGAATTGCGATACACCCAAAGCGGCACGCCGGTTTGTTCATTTCGAATCGCGGTAAACGAAGTTTATAAAACACCCTCAGGCGAAAAGAAAGAAACTGTCACGTTTATCCCCATCACCATCTGGCGCAAACAGGCCGAAACCTGCGCCGAATACCTGAAAAAGGGCAGACCGGTCTTGGTGGAAGGCAAACTAAAAATGAGCCAGTGGACATCAAAAGAAGGTGAAAAACGCTCCAAGCTTGAAGTCGTTGGGCTGGGCGTAAAGTTTTTAAGCAGCGGCCCGGCCGGCGACCGCTCAGCAGAAAGAGCCGCGAGCCATCAGGGCGAGCAACCCGAACCACCATCCGAACCTATGCTGGATGAGGAAGAATCCGAAGATATTCCCTTTTAGACTTTTATCACTGTAGAGCAAAATATGAAAGAGGAATCGCAGGAGCAAGCCCAACCGGTAAATTATCCCATACGCACCGCCCTGATTTTCCTGGCGGCGCACACCGCTTTGTTTGCGACGATACTTGCCTGGTCATGGGAAGAACGAATATTTTCCTCTTCAGGCGGCAACTTCATCCTTTACATATTTGAATTCCTCGGCGTAGTCATAACCAAAGCCGTCGGGCAGGCGGAAGACCTAACCGTGGTTGCGCCATATATTATTACATTCCTCGTCAATTCAATTTTCTACGCGGCAATCGGGTTTGGAATCGGCTCGCTATTCCATGAACTCGGCTGGGTGGAACAAAGCCATAATATTTTCCAGACCGAAGAAGAGCTTTCGGATAAGGATAAAGGAATCGGGCAGGCTGCCTGAAAAGAAACACTCTGAATTATGTCCAGCATACCTTTGATGGAGCAATACCAAAAGGTCAAAAAACGATACCCCGAAGAAATCGTGTTTTTCCGCCTGGGCGATTTTTACGAGATGTTTTATGATGACGCCAAAACCGCCAGCAAAATACTGGAAATAACGCTCACTTCTCGCTATAAAGGTGATAAATCCGTTCCGATGGCCGGCATCCCTTACCACTCAGCCACCCCATATATCAGAAAGCTCCTTAAAGCCGGTTATAAAATCGCCGTCTGCGA
This is a stretch of genomic DNA from Planctomycetota bacterium. It encodes these proteins:
- a CDS encoding RNA-binding protein, with protein sequence MGKKLYVGGLSYDTTEETLKQTFAQAGAVESAKIIMDRDSGRSKGFGFVEMTTNEEAAKAIELFNGKELDGRSLTVNEARPMVPRDNKFGGGGNRRDRY
- a CDS encoding Gfo/Idh/MocA family oxidoreductase, coding for MMNITESTESVNDKCDVAITTLAVIGVGHLGKHHARICRSLAGTRLAAVVDTNPKTAREKGLELNVPYYTDYKKLFGAISATVIATPTITHYKIAKDFITRGIHVFIEKPITTTINQAKSLIKLAKQYRVKLQVGHIERFNPALKAVREDITSPRFIESHRLSPLSFRSLDIDVVRDLMIHDIDIVCSLNNQKPVKIFATGVPVFSRKVDIANARLVFPNGCVANLTASRVSDKSMRKMRIFSKDAYASIDFASKNAQVYRKSPQAPSPKKILQNIDLNAIKDYQSLMLQKFLEIKNPVIEKTDQIESELGAFIGSIQEGRPVVVTGEDGLRALETAELIIKQINKE
- a CDS encoding ribose-phosphate pyrophosphokinase — protein: MPRDKMQVFAGRASTELAEKVCAKLSIPLGKAEIRPFPDGEIDLKVIDDVRGSDVFIIQSTSAPADSHLMELLIFIDCLKRASVERITAVIPYFGYARQDRKAEGRVPITAKLVANLITTAGADRVLTIDLHAAQIQGFFDIPVDHLFSSPVMIEYIKHLRIPKLIVVAPDVGGVKLARAYAKHLAADLAIVDKRRIGPRQTEAMQIIGDIKGKNILMVDDMISTATTISNAAEIMRSKGAKNIYVCATHAVLTEGSLQKLQKARFNEVVLSDTIYHNPKTLTDQIRILSVSGMLAEAIRRIHYSESVSSLFI
- a CDS encoding 50S ribosomal protein L25 — encoded protein: MEWVKIKAESRKEKGSTICRHLRKKGLVPGIVYGRKEPEEQLVINAKELSEMLHKGVRLIDLAFPDKTEKVFVKEVQVDPISEAPIHIDFSRIAMDEMLTMEVEIILKGQPKGILAGGLLEQNLRQLTIKCLPNNIPDSIEVDVAGLDMGDLVRVKEMKLPQGVSTVTDAEIVVAGVHQPKEEEVAAPAGEISTTEPEVITAKKEETEEGEEGKKGTDDKKAAVKEEKKPAKEEKK
- a CDS encoding aminoacyl-tRNA hydrolase, which translates into the protein MKIIVGLGNPGLKYKHTRHNLGFKVIDSLTEAKDIDLRKSSRNYEAGKGTIEGNQIMLVKPLTFMNNSGIAVSALVTKTGAKPDELLVICDDFQLPPGKLRIRRGGSSGGHKGLESIIAALGTDEFARLRIGVGLPGNMDAAEFVLMNFRKAELAEIIPAIERATEAVCEWVANGIDKSMNKYN
- the rpsF gene encoding 30S ribosomal protein S6 — translated: MAIYEGMFLADPAKASTEWEEVMKHVTELIGKHGGKILQSTKWAERKLTYPIKRRNRGTYILTYFEAPPESITKIKDDFKLSEIILRTLILAKEGKEATKILAKPLEPLKELPPMAPRNMNR
- the ssb gene encoding single-stranded DNA-binding protein, whose protein sequence is MPSYNRVLLMGNLTADPELRYTQSGTPVCSFRIAVNEVYKTPSGEKKETVTFIPITIWRKQAETCAEYLKKGRPVLVEGKLKMSQWTSKEGEKRSKLEVVGLGVKFLSSGPAGDRSAERAASHQGEQPEPPSEPMLDEEESEDIPF